From a region of the Alnus glutinosa chromosome 1, dhAlnGlut1.1, whole genome shotgun sequence genome:
- the LOC133856234 gene encoding uncharacterized protein LOC133856234: MDVYGKSMVAAPANVIYLSTILGRDGPIPVHKCDWKCENEHVCGNMYRCKLTGLTHICDKNCNQRILYDNQSSLCRASRQIFPLTPSEEQAVRGVRRKLEAENSPNDSCAFKRRRDAQFHPSPFERSFSAVSPLCSQVGDGMDMS, encoded by the coding sequence ATGGATGTATATGGCAAATCCATGGTAGCAGCACCTGCAAATGTTATTTATCTGTCAACTATACTAGGCCGAGACGGGCCAATTCCTGTTCACAAATGCGACTGGAAATGTGAAAATGAACATGTTTGTGGAAATATGTACCGCTGCAAACTGACAGGGCTGACTCACATATGTGACAAAAACTGTAACCAGAGAATCCTGTATGATAACCAGAGCTCCCTTTGCAGAGCAAGCAGACAAATTTTCCCCCTTACACCGTCGGAGGAACAGGCTGTGAGGGGTGTCCGAAGGAAGCTTGAGGCAGAGAATTCCCCCAATGATAGCTGTGCTTTTAAGCGCAGACGGGATGCGCAGTTCCATCCTTCTCCTTTTGAGAGATCCTTCTCTGCGGTCAGTCCACTCTGCAGCCAAGTTGGAGATGGCATGGATATGAGCTAG
- the LOC133860614 gene encoding probable ribonuclease P/MRP protein subunit POP5: MVGFKNRYMVVEVFLDPNRELVGDDPIIITQFNVSKAIKDSILVNFGECGLASSLGSFQVKYVNPITKVCIIRASREEYQKVWSAITMVRSIGNCPVLFNLLDLSGSIKACKNAALKCDELKFEQYKLIVGARLSADATQQMQNCLDKIKVLEH, translated from the exons ATGGTGGGATTCAAAAACAGGTACATGGTTGTGGAAGTTTTCTTGGATCCCAATAGAGAACTTGTGGGAGACGATCCCATTATCATAACCCAATTCAATGTCTCAAAGGCAATCAAAGACAGCATTCTTGTGAACTTTGGAGAGTGTGGTCTTGCTTCATCGCTTGGGTCGTTCCAAG TAAAGTATGTGAATCCCATTACAAAGGTTTGCATTATTAGAGCCTCAAGGGAGGAGTACCAAAAGGTTTGGTCTGCGATTACCATGGTTAGGAGCATTGGAAATTGCCCCGTGCTATTCAACTTATTGGACCTAAGTG GGAGCATCAAGGCTTGTAAAAACGCAGCCTTGAAGTGCGATGAACTGAAATTTGAACAGTACAAACTTATAGTTGGGGCTCGTCTCTCAGCTGATGCTACTCAGCAGATGCAAAACTGTCTTGATAAGATCAAAGTTTTGGAGCACTAA